The Lacipirellula parvula genome window below encodes:
- a CDS encoding PEP-CTERM sorting domain-containing protein yields MLKHRIRRSLAAVLGAALTMSPGLGVSNGSTFPIDTFDDATNINLSPIPTPPSLPFTTPSTPANLTQTAVDGVSPAVTLGGERYIAISGGGYTVPNARKQVAANSLTFFIPNVSNADPSFFTLLLDYGRTTPLTDGAGGINFGTLGGSVTVGVTTATSPQGVSANLKVTIESGDHAGGAIATGSFNQSVLGPGNFSFPFSHPGFASVDFSDVTQVTVLLEDLNIDGGSYVISGITREAVVPEPATLALSLLGLGVVALRRRQR; encoded by the coding sequence ATGCTCAAGCATCGTATCCGTCGTTCTTTGGCAGCCGTCCTCGGCGCTGCCCTCACCATGTCCCCAGGTCTCGGCGTCTCAAACGGCTCGACTTTCCCCATCGACACCTTCGATGACGCCACCAACATCAACCTAAGCCCGATCCCGACGCCACCTTCGCTACCCTTCACGACGCCGAGCACGCCCGCTAACCTCACGCAAACAGCCGTCGACGGCGTCAGTCCAGCCGTCACGCTCGGCGGGGAACGCTACATCGCGATCTCCGGCGGCGGCTACACCGTCCCCAATGCTCGCAAGCAAGTCGCCGCCAATTCGCTGACCTTCTTTATTCCGAACGTCTCGAACGCAGATCCGAGTTTCTTCACGCTCCTGCTCGACTATGGCCGCACCACGCCACTGACCGATGGCGCCGGCGGCATTAATTTCGGAACTCTCGGGGGCAGTGTCACAGTCGGCGTCACCACAGCCACTTCGCCTCAAGGGGTCTCGGCCAATCTCAAAGTGACCATCGAGAGCGGCGATCATGCTGGCGGCGCCATTGCCACCGGCTCTTTCAACCAATCAGTCCTGGGACCAGGAAACTTCTCATTCCCCTTTAGCCACCCTGGCTTCGCGAGCGTCGACTTCAGCGACGTCACTCAGGTGACGGTGTTGCTCGAGGATCTCAATATCGACGGCGGCAGTTACGTCATCAGCGGCATTACCCGGGAAGCCGTCGTTCCCGAACCCGCGACGCTCGCTCTGTCGCTACTCGGACTCGGCGTCGTGGCACTGCGACGTCGACAGCGATAG
- a CDS encoding BamA/TamA family outer membrane protein, whose protein sequence is MQLVSTTRSPLRLLALAGALAAAAWLATPCAGQETPASFSSVADQLPSVRPTPPPSAAAASNAPAEELVAEVRIVGNETTSNTQVLTNITTRAGRPFDETVVQRDVRNLANLGWFVDVKSLYERTPQGRIVIFQVVERPTIRYVQYIGNKKVKDKTLAKQTLLKVGGSVDPYAVQEGKRKLRDYYVGKGFNNIQVSILEGDKPTDQGVVYLLHEGVSQKIWRTTFVGNDSGFVSDGRLKTLVKSKPPIFYLFKGQVDRDKIEADTATITDYYRAHGYFQARVSRKLEDDEDGDWATLTFVIHEGIQSKIRNVSVMGNTKFEQKPLEEKLTLNSGLPFEQAKMQKDSQWMQELYGSQGYVFADVQPEIIFLEEPGEVDLRYDIKEGDRFRVGRIFVHINGDNPHTRIQTALNRVTLRPGQIMDIRELKASERRLLASSLFHMDAQSGQRPKITYRIPEDAEIGLAERATGNVRGQSPDDLGPPVLPPLGSADAAQAPSQSPVIVDAPLLPMQRDEVELHFEFDDEAHFRRWHEAEMHPELPVAPAAIEATPTPATSGATPAQPLPRPGYLEQPIFRGQSPTSPEALPYWSPQRSAAPHVVQHSPAENAANGYNAVAPAQAPNPNDPYGSIQNVRGQSPDAVNQAYSTLPAGGAPAVNYGGQVVRAGGADATVNGGVMPAQYSGNLQPPAGSVAPQPLSPLGPLPGYSVDPTSPLYAGPQGLPNYPEGTVDIMVDGTETQTGRLMIGFGVNSDAGVVGNVVVDERNFDWTRLPTSWEDIRNGSAFRGAGQRFRIDASPGSSVNRYLVSFQEPYLMDRPISLGLSGSYFDRNYRDWDEQRIGGRISLGHQWVERDLTATIAYRGENVNIYNINPAAYDPPPGGVPELVATEGSNVLHGFRASLINDTRDSSFLATKGHYFEVGGEQVIGTYDYPRVDLDFRQYWMLHERPDHSGRHVLSFSTTVGYTGTQTPIYENFFAGGFATMRGFDFRGASPIVNGIEVGGRFQWLNSVQYLFPVSADDMLHGVAFCDFGTVEPDTKIQNFRVAPGIGARITVPAMGPAPIALDFAFPVSYASFDDREVFSFSMGFSR, encoded by the coding sequence ATGCAGCTAGTTTCCACAACTCGATCGCCTCTCCGACTGCTCGCCCTTGCCGGCGCGTTGGCGGCGGCGGCTTGGCTAGCGACGCCGTGCGCAGGGCAAGAAACGCCTGCCTCGTTTAGCAGCGTGGCGGATCAGCTTCCCAGCGTTCGTCCGACGCCGCCTCCGTCCGCGGCTGCGGCCTCAAACGCACCCGCCGAAGAACTCGTCGCTGAAGTCCGCATCGTCGGCAACGAGACGACCAGCAACACGCAAGTCCTCACGAACATCACCACCCGCGCGGGCCGGCCGTTCGACGAAACCGTCGTGCAACGCGACGTTCGCAACTTGGCGAACCTCGGTTGGTTCGTCGACGTGAAGTCGCTCTACGAGCGCACGCCGCAAGGGCGGATCGTGATCTTCCAAGTCGTGGAACGCCCCACGATTCGCTACGTGCAGTACATCGGCAACAAGAAGGTGAAGGACAAGACGCTCGCCAAGCAAACGCTGCTCAAGGTCGGCGGCTCGGTCGATCCCTACGCCGTTCAAGAAGGCAAGCGCAAGCTCCGCGATTACTACGTCGGCAAGGGCTTCAACAACATTCAGGTGTCGATCCTCGAAGGCGACAAGCCGACCGATCAGGGCGTCGTCTACCTCCTCCATGAGGGCGTTTCGCAAAAGATCTGGCGCACGACTTTCGTCGGCAACGACAGCGGCTTTGTCTCCGACGGCCGGTTGAAGACGCTGGTCAAATCGAAGCCGCCGATCTTCTACTTGTTCAAGGGGCAGGTCGATCGAGACAAGATCGAAGCCGACACAGCGACGATCACCGACTACTACCGGGCTCATGGTTACTTCCAGGCCCGCGTCAGCCGCAAGCTCGAAGACGACGAAGACGGCGATTGGGCGACGCTCACTTTCGTGATTCACGAAGGAATCCAGTCGAAGATCCGCAACGTCTCGGTGATGGGCAATACGAAGTTCGAGCAGAAGCCGCTCGAGGAAAAGCTGACGCTCAACAGCGGCTTGCCGTTCGAGCAAGCGAAGATGCAAAAAGACTCGCAGTGGATGCAAGAACTGTACGGCAGCCAAGGCTATGTCTTCGCCGACGTGCAGCCTGAGATCATCTTTCTGGAAGAGCCGGGCGAAGTCGATCTGCGCTACGACATCAAAGAGGGCGATCGCTTCCGCGTGGGCCGCATCTTCGTCCACATCAACGGCGACAATCCGCACACCCGCATTCAAACCGCGCTCAATCGCGTGACGCTCCGACCGGGGCAGATCATGGACATCCGCGAGCTGAAGGCGAGCGAACGTCGTCTGCTCGCGAGCAGCTTGTTCCACATGGACGCCCAGTCGGGCCAGCGGCCGAAGATTACCTATCGCATTCCGGAAGACGCCGAAATCGGCTTGGCTGAACGCGCGACCGGGAACGTCCGCGGACAGAGTCCCGACGACCTCGGCCCGCCAGTGCTCCCGCCGCTCGGTTCGGCGGATGCCGCTCAGGCTCCGTCCCAGTCTCCAGTGATCGTCGACGCGCCGCTCCTGCCAATGCAGCGCGACGAAGTGGAACTCCATTTCGAATTCGACGACGAAGCCCATTTCCGTCGTTGGCATGAAGCGGAAATGCATCCCGAGTTGCCAGTCGCTCCGGCTGCGATCGAAGCAACTCCGACTCCCGCAACGTCGGGGGCGACGCCCGCTCAACCGCTCCCGCGCCCCGGCTATCTTGAGCAGCCGATTTTCCGCGGCCAAAGCCCAACCTCTCCCGAGGCGCTTCCCTACTGGTCGCCGCAGCGTTCCGCGGCGCCGCACGTCGTCCAGCACTCGCCGGCCGAGAACGCGGCGAACGGTTACAACGCCGTCGCTCCGGCTCAAGCGCCGAATCCGAACGATCCCTACGGCTCCATCCAAAACGTCCGCGGCCAGAGCCCCGACGCCGTCAATCAAGCCTACTCGACGCTCCCCGCCGGCGGCGCGCCTGCCGTCAATTACGGCGGCCAGGTGGTGCGAGCCGGCGGAGCAGACGCGACGGTGAACGGCGGCGTGATGCCGGCTCAGTACTCGGGCAACTTGCAGCCTCCGGCTGGTTCCGTGGCGCCGCAGCCGCTCAGTCCGCTCGGCCCGTTGCCGGGATACTCGGTTGATCCGACGAGCCCGCTCTACGCCGGACCACAAGGGTTGCCGAATTATCCGGAGGGAACTGTCGACATTATGGTCGACGGCACCGAAACGCAGACCGGTCGGTTGATGATCGGCTTCGGCGTCAATTCCGACGCCGGCGTCGTCGGTAACGTCGTGGTCGACGAACGAAACTTCGACTGGACGCGACTTCCCACGAGTTGGGAAGACATCCGCAACGGCTCGGCGTTTCGCGGCGCCGGTCAACGCTTCCGCATCGACGCCTCGCCCGGTTCCTCGGTGAACCGGTACTTGGTCAGCTTTCAAGAACCGTACTTAATGGATCGCCCGATCAGCCTCGGGTTGAGCGGATCGTACTTCGACCGCAATTACCGCGACTGGGACGAACAACGCATCGGCGGCCGCATCTCGCTCGGCCATCAGTGGGTCGAGCGCGACCTGACGGCGACGATCGCCTATCGCGGCGAAAACGTGAATATCTACAACATCAACCCGGCCGCCTACGATCCGCCGCCGGGCGGCGTGCCGGAATTGGTCGCGACTGAAGGCAGCAACGTTCTGCACGGTTTCCGCGCGTCGCTCATCAATGACACTCGCGATAGTTCGTTCTTGGCGACGAAAGGTCACTACTTCGAAGTCGGCGGCGAGCAGGTCATTGGAACGTACGACTACCCTCGCGTCGATCTCGACTTTCGCCAGTATTGGATGCTTCACGAGCGTCCCGACCACTCGGGACGTCATGTGCTGAGCTTCAGCACCACGGTCGGCTACACGGGCACGCAAACTCCGATCTACGAAAACTTCTTTGCCGGTGGTTTCGCGACGATGCGCGGGTTCGATTTCCGCGGAGCATCTCCGATTGTGAATGGCATCGAAGTCGGCGGTCGCTTCCAGTGGCTCAACAGCGTGCAGTACCTGTTCCCCGTCTCGGCGGACGACATGCTGCATGGCGTAGCGTTCTGCGATTTCGGTACGGTCGAGCCCGACACGAAGATCCAGAACTTCCGCGTGGCGCCTGGTATCGGCGCCCGCATCACGGTCCCGGCGATGGGCCCGGCGCCGATCGCGCTCGACTTCGCCTTCCCGGTGAGCTACGCGAGCTTCGACGATCGCGAAGTCTTCAGCTTCAGCATGGGCTTCTCGCGTTAG
- a CDS encoding sigma-70 family RNA polymerase sigma factor: MPATTRKRKVSSAVQTPLETYLREINETALLNAREEKELATSIGEGDLAARDRMVRANLRLVVNIARGYSGKGLALQDLIEEGNLGLLRAVEGFDPAMGTRFSTYASYWIKQSIKRALINTGKTIRIPAYMVELLSKWRRATARLTEELDRTPTPEEIARVLGLPKKKLPIIKKAIKIYNATPQTDQTEAGWTLGDMVMDERQQAPDDALVESDSLRHVLAMLQTMDQREATVLRMRFGLDGYEPRTLKEIGEELGLTRERVRQIETEALNKMADSIEHPPAGMFADDND; encoded by the coding sequence ATGCCAGCCACCACCCGCAAGCGTAAAGTTTCCTCAGCCGTTCAAACGCCGCTGGAAACGTACCTGCGCGAGATTAACGAGACGGCACTCCTCAACGCTCGCGAGGAGAAAGAACTCGCCACGAGCATTGGCGAAGGCGACTTGGCCGCTCGCGACCGGATGGTGCGCGCTAACCTGCGGCTCGTGGTCAACATCGCCCGCGGCTACTCCGGCAAAGGCCTCGCCCTGCAGGACCTCATCGAGGAGGGCAACCTGGGGCTGCTGCGCGCCGTCGAGGGCTTCGACCCGGCGATGGGAACGCGGTTCAGCACCTACGCCAGCTACTGGATCAAGCAATCGATCAAGCGGGCGCTGATCAACACCGGCAAGACCATCCGCATCCCGGCGTACATGGTCGAACTGCTGTCGAAGTGGCGGCGAGCCACCGCGCGGCTGACGGAAGAGCTCGATCGCACCCCGACGCCTGAAGAAATCGCCCGCGTCCTCGGCCTGCCGAAGAAAAAGCTGCCGATCATTAAGAAGGCGATCAAGATCTACAACGCCACCCCCCAGACCGACCAGACCGAAGCGGGCTGGACGCTGGGCGACATGGTGATGGACGAACGGCAACAAGCCCCCGACGACGCGCTCGTCGAAAGCGACAGCCTGCGGCATGTGCTCGCGATGCTCCAAACGATGGACCAACGCGAAGCGACCGTCCTGCGGATGCGGTTCGGCCTCGATGGCTACGAACCCCGGACGCTCAAAGAAATCGGCGAAGAACTCGGCCTGACCCGCGAACGCGTGCGGCAAATCGAGACCGAAGCCCTCAACAAGATGGCCGACAGCATCGAACACCCGCCGGCGGGCATGTTCGCCGACGACAACGACTAA
- the dnaB gene encoding replicative DNA helicase translates to MAERTWQDRKGSDRGATFTPAAPEVDVFDRKLPQSVEAERAVLGSILLLPEVFDEVALILRATDFYDNANRQLFEHLLAMHDSGQRIDLMLLVERLKTAEIYDAIGGAAYLAEIGRQVPTAAHAEYYAKIVADKALLRSLIHVGMEIQTGAYDPSSDTREMLSKAEEKVFSILETRGTGHVTQISEVLQHSLDRIDARMEHQNTSSGVETGFIDFDQMTGGLQKSELIILAARPSMGKTALAMNMAEHAGLTGVATLFVSLEMAAIELGDRLLCSVARVNGNRLRNGTVSHEERRKLINAAARISQAPLFIDDAPSRTMTEIAANARRLKRSHDLGLIVIDYLQLIDPDNSRDPRQEQVSKISRRLKGLAREMQVPVLCLGQLNRQVESSSSNKPQLSHLRESGAIEQDADIVMFVHREEYYMTNEEDREQVRGQADLLIRKNRSGPVGEVKLTWSHEFTRFENFAAAAYAEFESYGPPPTDF, encoded by the coding sequence ATGGCCGAACGCACTTGGCAGGATCGCAAAGGTTCGGACCGTGGCGCCACGTTTACCCCGGCCGCGCCGGAAGTCGACGTCTTCGACCGCAAGTTGCCGCAAAGCGTCGAAGCCGAGCGGGCAGTCCTCGGCAGTATTCTGCTGCTGCCGGAAGTCTTTGACGAAGTGGCGCTGATCCTTCGCGCGACTGATTTCTACGACAACGCCAATCGCCAACTCTTCGAGCATTTGCTGGCGATGCACGACAGCGGCCAGCGCATCGACTTGATGCTGCTCGTCGAACGCCTGAAGACGGCGGAAATCTACGACGCGATCGGCGGCGCTGCGTATCTGGCGGAGATCGGCCGTCAGGTCCCGACGGCGGCCCATGCGGAGTACTACGCGAAGATTGTCGCCGACAAGGCGCTGCTTCGCTCGCTGATCCACGTCGGCATGGAGATCCAAACCGGCGCGTACGATCCCTCCTCCGACACGCGCGAGATGCTTAGCAAGGCTGAGGAAAAGGTCTTCTCGATTCTTGAGACGCGCGGCACTGGCCACGTCACGCAGATCTCGGAAGTGTTGCAGCACTCGCTCGACCGCATTGATGCGCGCATGGAGCATCAGAACACCTCCAGCGGCGTCGAAACCGGGTTCATCGACTTCGATCAGATGACCGGCGGTTTGCAGAAGTCGGAACTGATCATCCTCGCCGCACGGCCTTCCATGGGCAAAACGGCGCTCGCGATGAACATGGCCGAGCATGCCGGACTCACGGGCGTCGCCACGCTGTTCGTCAGCCTCGAAATGGCGGCGATCGAGCTCGGCGACCGCTTACTTTGCTCCGTCGCCCGCGTGAACGGCAACCGCCTCCGCAACGGCACGGTGTCTCACGAAGAACGCCGCAAGCTGATCAATGCGGCGGCCCGCATCAGCCAGGCGCCGCTGTTTATCGACGACGCTCCCAGCCGCACGATGACCGAAATCGCGGCCAACGCCCGCCGGCTGAAGCGGAGCCACGACCTTGGCCTGATCGTCATCGACTACCTGCAGCTGATCGACCCCGACAACTCCCGCGACCCGCGGCAGGAACAGGTGTCGAAGATTTCGCGCCGCCTCAAGGGCCTCGCCCGCGAGATGCAGGTGCCCGTCCTCTGCCTCGGCCAGCTCAATCGGCAGGTCGAATCATCGAGCAGCAACAAGCCGCAGCTCAGCCACCTGCGTGAATCGGGTGCCATCGAGCAGGACGCCGACATCGTGATGTTCGTCCACCGCGAAGAGTACTACATGACGAACGAGGAGGACCGTGAGCAGGTCCGCGGCCAGGCCGACCTGCTGATTCGCAAGAACCGCAGCGGCCCGGTGGGCGAAGTGAAGCTCACCTGGAGCCACGAGTTCACGCGGTTCGAGAACTTCGCGGCGGCTGCTTATGCCGAGTTCGAATCGTACGGCCCGCCGCCTACGGACTTCTAG